Below is a genomic region from Pogoniulus pusillus isolate bPogPus1 chromosome W, bPogPus1.pri, whole genome shotgun sequence.
GTAAGTGGGGTGTCAGCTATTTCTTTTTGAAGCTGAATGTCTTTCCTCTTAAGAGGGTCAGGAAGTCCCCTGACCAAAGGAGTCATTCGCTTTGGGTCCACCAAGAGAGAAAGGGGCGATTCAAAATGATGTTTCAGTTCTCGCTCATAGAACATTTGCAAACAAGCTACCTTCTGCACATtttccattatctgattcatgCCTCCCTTCAGAActagaggctctcctctctcctttgaaTCAAAACCCCCAGCCCAGAAGGCTGCTCGCTGAGTAAGGCTCCAGGGATCATTCCTATTTCTTGTAGTTAGGAAAACATTAGCACCTCAATAGCCTGTGGCTTCAGCCTCTGTTAACCTAATCTGATCCTCTCCAGTTTTAGAAACACGCCATACATATTTCATCTCAGTCTCTCCAGCAGAATGTGTAAACTCTTTACGGAGTTTGGTCAGCTCAGTGGAAGAAACGGATATCTCTTTTGTTGTGATGGTAGGGGTACCCTCCTCATCTTCATATAGCATTTCGGTTTTAATGAGAGGCCGCATGTGAATGGCAgcttcctttgctgctgccagttctGCCTGAGGGTATATGGGGGCAGGCTCTGTCTGTTTTGACTCTGCCTGCAGTTCCTCCTTCAAAAACCAATTTTGCCGCTTCTGCTCTTCTCTTAATCTGTCTTTAAGATCTGCCACTTCGTCTTTTTAAAGTTACAATATGCCCTTGCAGGGAATCTACCAGatcctgcaaggaggaaattattttattctctcgtttgttttggctttgcttttcatctatTGAAGCGGCCAAATACacacccaaaactgcacagatgaaagctTTGCCCTTTCCCGACTTGGCCCGTGCCTCTTTCTGCAGGTCCACAATCCGCTCCATCACACTCTGAAAGTTACTCCAGTTCTCACGGGCCCAATCGAGCCCTTCTACAGACGGGCAGGCCCCGTGAGCTTCCAAAAGACAGAAAAGCCTCTCTACCGTGGCCATTGCCTTTGTTTTAAGGTGAAAGATTCACGGGGAGGTCACAACACAAAGAccttgtgagaaatatatatagaatcatatgtttgatccgatcaattcgtggcaagaggtcacagacaaggaggaagggggggtttgaatgaaactgcattcctgcttgcaccaccatctcaataagcttaaagataagagtaattagattggtGAAGGAGgaaggcatgtggaagagatagtcttttgcatatttaaatggaaatgcattccttctggtgccacctttcctgtatgagcaaatagaagaaccaggactttgaagttcatgaggaagacacttaagcaagaccctgtacttcatcaaagattaccagagggaccaccggataaaaggagatctgtgtggaagagacatctcacattcctaagaactgataaagaaaacccaaccttttcttagaacttagtaaatatgtaatagaatagggtataaaaagagaaaaatgacggcaaagggtgtgcgttggggtagatcagagtctctcctcgcacccaggcctgtacattgcttgattcctgcaactctatattgaagccttaacttgcatgaacaccagtttaTGCCTTGTTATTTATGACAACCTTTTACCTCAAAAATCTTCCCTACAAAAAACACTCAAAGAAAGCTCACTCAAAAACACTGTTCCCTAGGAAAACACACAATAAATTCCTCTAGGGAGATCACCAAGATCTGACTTCTTGGAGAGGACAGTCACACTTTTCCCCAAGAGGAcacattttaaaacaaagaaattTCTCAGTTTTGGTTTTCCTAATTAATTTTGAGGTAAAATGTGTCCCTTGATCTGAATCAAAATGTTCCACTACCCCATATCTTGGGATTATGTTTTCCATTAATACCTTTACCACAATatgtgcagttgctctgctcactgggtaagcttccacccattaTGTGAGGTGATCTACTATAACTAATAACTATTTTACCCTTTTACTATATTCTTCTACCCATTGTGTACAATATCCAAGAAGTCCCAATAACTGCCTGActtccttcttattttctggAGTCTTAAACCCCAAGATCCCAGATGTTCTTTCAGGGTCtagtttcttttcccctttgctcaacCAATGTCCTAAATactttacttcttgttccacaAATTGTAACTTCTGTTTTGACACCTTAAGTCcttttgctaaaaaaaaaaaattagagtcTGTATGGTGGCTTCTCAGACTGCCTCTTCAGTTTTTCCTGCTATCAATAAGTCACCTACATACTGCAATAATTTTGTCCCCTCTGGAAACACCAGCTGTTCTAATAACTTCTCCAATTTTTGACCAAATCAGTTGGGGAATTCTGTAAATCCCTGAGGTAATGCTGTCCACCTTAATTGTTGTCTTCTCCCTATCTCTGTATCTTCCCATTCAAATGCAAAGTGATCATTTGATCCCTCCTTTAGTGGACAAACCCAGAAGGTGTAATCCCTGTCCCACTGAAATTCTggagtgtgctagttagaagcaagctggaatgttttggtaaaagaacttgataacaggcagtggaatgaaaaacatggtgtctccttctctcacagttacgctgagaactctgggaagaagaagtaaactttctccattttgtctttcccttctgcctttgccttcagacctagtcgcatctcattaaccttgctcctactaaccttgctccctaacctcttggccgcacctctcttcttcctgagaactggggtaaggttaagagggccgggggaggtgttggggtggtttgagagcccctcctggggactcaggtttctgggaggggggttgtgcttttgtattgtttatcctttgtatatttctgtatataattgtatataactgtatatattgtaaatagctgcttgtaaattctgctagctgtaaataaattgcttcatctattttcccagggtctgtctgagttagctggggcaaatacaaagtgtgggggggcgggtaagagcccaaattatcacattttttattggctttcccaacgtggggctagatatatttgagtgattggaaattagctctgggaattaagatgaagctaatcaagcagctattgtatttggttggggcattgctctggtctggttttgttttcttggcatttagttggataaaagctcaaattgttgcttattttattgatctggcttataataaggctgaagctaaggtttcagatatattctggagctggggtgatttgattcttggttatgttggttttaatatctctgagaatattaccaaggatattacaggagctcttgtgaataatgtgacaatcagtggaaattctgctttaaatacggctctaatgagagttattcggcctaagacaggaattccaactgtttgcttaggcacatgctcgtgtaaaactgttttgctactcaccatttttaatatttgcctcatgattttaatattcatattaattttggcattattggtgaaaaattcaaaaccagcttctgtaagagctaggaaaaattctgtctcaaaaccaaattcagtaacagtttctcagcaatctgcttcccccttgccagcctctgctccctcctctccagattctgggcaGTCGGCCAAAGTTCCTGTAAATAAtgataacgggcagagtttggcaggcatcccaggacaggcaggtacccaaaatcagaatgttcctagcaaaaatgaaaacacatcagggttggcaggcatcccaggaggacaggcaaataatcccactaatgctaataatactactaatgctggtaacgctagcccagtcagtccaaatcctaatggcaccagctcagccaattcgaacccccagccagcagaccagaaccaaaatcctcctgttaaaagcaaggcagatttgaactcacaagctccaggtcagactcctaatgattcaaatgctccaggtcagacccccaatgattcaaaccctccaggtcagacccctaatgattcaaatcctccagcagatatgtccaagtctgttgctgttcaggcctttctggcacctgctaaggcaaaagctaagacaaagagaggttcacaggaggatgtaagagaggggacctctggtgatcagcagcaagaggaggaggagatagttagtctgcgagaccttgtagatacgctgagacaacaatactcaagtgagaggagcgctgtgaggttagctgccaagagagaggatggttccaatgagtttaggaatgctatgaggaaggttctgttaggcccagtaccaccagaacaacagggggaagaggaggtggaagatgacatccagggctgcaaggatccactcagagaggtcagggaagttaggaaggaatacacaagggaatcaggtgagccaatcttaagctggctagtgagatgccatggcattggtgctaatgccctgcaggtaggagacaagtctgccaagcagctgggaccactcactaaggagagtggagtggacaaatacctagcaagtcctcttggtagggttagcttgtggacacgccttctgttggctgtggctatgagatatccttcccgagatgatttgccatgggctgccaagaagtggaacaccattgagcagggaattaagcttctgaaggagtttgctgtgaaggaagtgctttatggagatcatggtactcatgagcctgacgatattcctttgggaacaggtctcatgaagaagcttattaagcttgctccttcatcctatgctaacatcttggccagtaaattcctagcaaagAGTGATAATAGAAGGTATTTCattgttggtgaattcactgaccagctcaggcagatagaggatagcgtGTCACACTCTGGCCTAGTCCCTGCCATAacaactctaggtacagagataagggatggcatcaaagagagcatgaaagaactgaaggaggaccttacaacctcaatttccaatctggtaaaggataccattcctgcatcatctgaatgggtgcatgtttctgccatcaggaacagacgcccacctcctgcaaggcaattccagcccaggaggagacaaattccacctagacatcagcaatcacgtgcgtcactggatacttctgcgtgacacatacggggagaacatgaacaaatgggatggtaaacctacttcagctctttcaaagagaatcagggaactgcagagtggcagaaacagaggcaataatgccaggaatgtagctgtcacttcttcagctcctgagagcaactgcaattgttccaacagttgcaattcctctcacaacaacaccaatcactgtgtacaccctacatgccatgttcagcattaggggtgccctgcctccagccaggaggaggaaagggatagtggagagaaccgaatctattggaatgtattcattaggtggcctggcagttcaagagttcggaaatacagggctttagttgaaacaggtgctcagtgtactttattgccatctaattgtaaagggacagagtccatatctatctttggaatcactggtggatctcaagagttaactaagatacaggctgagatcagtttaactggtaaagagtggaagacacatactattgtaactggtcctgatgcgccttgcattttgggaattgactgtgatggtttgggggtcaCCCcgtcccccccacacttttgaatttgccccagctaactcagagggaccctgggaatatagatgaagcaatttatttacagctagcagaatttacaagcagctatttacaatatatacagttatacacaattatatacagaaatatacaaaggataaacaatattaaagcacaactcccctcccagaaacctgtgtccccaggaggggctttcaaaccaccccaacacctccccccggccctcttaaccttaccccagttctcaggaagaagagaggtgcagccaagaggttagggagcaaggttagtaggagcaaggttaatgagatgtgaccaggtccaaggcaaaagcaagagtgaggaacaaaaatggagaatgtttacttcttcttcccagagctctcagcgagactgtgagagaagttgacatcaattgttttcatttcactgcccgttatctagttctttttacaaaaacattctagcttgcttcaaactagcacaatccacctcttgtctacttcactcagagtatcgctgagaattatccaatctaatctaaaccaatatttacactaaaacaatatatacaagttcagtttacacttcaatcagatgtaggtgattcaaaagctcagaacagggactcccaggtgatgttgggttcatgctcacatactgtagattatatcgtagattctctcagtgttgggcaccgatgttacctagaatagaaaactcctaacagcttgaatttaaactctctcagctaagattaaatttctctgtggaaaacactggatttcaccattctcctgcattacccagtatgtatgaccaggaccttcagcagaaaccacccctcggacaggtttcccttcgcccgaaggagaaaatacccaaacggttttccctaacagattcttctcacgtacaacaggaactttatcaccgtctactgtttggaccaaatctgattgtgcaggtcctgctctgtttactgaacctctactatttaccaaccaggtagcttctgctaaatgtttgtcccagtttttcagagttccaccccccatggcttttagggtggttttcagcaaactatTGTAGCGCtcagtcttccctgaagctggtgcatagtagggtatgtgatagatccattcaataccatgctctttggcccagtttttcacaagattgttcttaaaatgagtgccattgtctgactcgattctttctggagttccatgtctccacatgatttgtctctccaaaccaacaatggtgttacatgcagtagcatgtggaactggataggtttccaaccatccagtgctggcttctaccatcgtcagcacatactgcttgccagaacgagattgaggtaaagtgatgtagtcaatctgccaggcttcaccatacttgtactttgaccatctctcaccataccataagggcttgattcgcttagcctgcttaatagcagcacaaatgtcacagtcatggatgacttgggtgatagcgtccatggacaagtcaattgacctatcatgagcccatcggtatgttccatctctgccttgatgtccagatgagtcatgggcccaccgagctaaaaacagctcacctcagtgtttccaatcaaggtcgatgtcaagatcagagttggtatcaacttgagcaatcttagcagcttgatctgccttctggttatgttgacgttcctcagtggcactgctcttaggcatgtgtgcatctacgtgccgcaccttcactggaattttctccagccgtgcatcaatgtcctgccatagatcagcacaccaaataggctttcctttcctctgccaaccattcttcttccagtccttcagccaaccccatagagcattggctaccatccacgagtcagtgtagaggtaaaggataggccaattctcacgttcagccacatcaagagcaagttgaacagcttttacctcagcgaactgactggattctccttctccatctttcgtttcggtaactctcctggttggactccaaactgctgacttccatctgcGCTTGTTCCCagcaagacgacaggaaccatctgtgaacaaagcatagttcttttcctgatcagagagatcaccatatggaggagcttctttagcacgagttattttctcctctggaggtttggaacagtctgtgccttccggccagttggtgatcacctccaccagaccaggtcgatcaagattacccattcgtgctcgctgtgttatcaaagccatccatttagaccaggttgcatctgtggcatgatgtggtgatgaacctttgcctttgaacacccAGTTAAGAACTgtcagtctaggagctaaaagcaattgtgactcagttccaatcacttcagaagctgctttcactccctcataggctgctagaatctctttctcaattgcagtgtaatttgtctctgaacctctgtaacaacgtccccagaaaccaagtggacgaccacgtgtctcatttggagctctctgccaaagactccaagttggaccattgtcactggcagccgtgtacagaatgtttttaatgtccggaccaaatctcacaggtcccaagcccactgcatggactatttctcgcttaatctgatcaaaggctgcttgttgttcaggtccccactcgaaattgtttttcttacgagtcacatcatgcagaggtttgacaatctgactgaaaccaggaatgtgccgtctccaaaatcccaccgcaccaagaaaagaaagtgtgtccttcttactggtgggaactgccatggtagagactttgttgatcacatcctgaggaatgtaacggcgaccatcctgccaccgcactcccagaaactgaatttctttggcaggtcctttgaccttgtctctcttaatggcaaaacctgcttgcaacagaatgtcaatgattttgttaccttt
It encodes:
- the LOC135192855 gene encoding LOW QUALITY PROTEIN: uncharacterized protein LOC135192855 (The sequence of the model RefSeq protein was modified relative to this genomic sequence to represent the inferred CDS: substituted 1 base at 1 genomic stop codon), yielding MATVERLFCLLEAHGACPSVEGLDWARENWSNFQSVMERIVDLQKEARAKSGKGKAFICAVLDEVADLKDRLREEQKRQNWFLKEELQAESKQTEPAPIYPQAELAAAKEAAIHMRPLIKTEMLYEDEEGTPTITTKEISVSSTELTKLRKEFTHSAGETEMKYVWRVSKTGEDQIRLTEAEATGYXGANVFLTTRNRNDPWSLTQRAAFWAGGFDSKERGEPLVLKGGMNQIMENVQKVACLQMFYERELKHHFESPLSLLVDPKRMTPLVRGLPDPLKRKDIQLQKEIADTPLTSRMQAALRESLTPGRSQPDSKQW